One segment of Pyrococcus sp. ST04 DNA contains the following:
- a CDS encoding 30S ribosomal protein S17e, which translates to MGKIRQGFIKRVARELVNKYPNEFTTDFEHNKKKVQELTNVTSKRIRNRIAGYVTKLMRMKEEGKIL; encoded by the coding sequence ATGGGTAAGATAAGGCAAGGTTTCATTAAGAGGGTTGCGAGGGAACTGGTTAACAAGTATCCGAATGAGTTCACCACGGATTTTGAGCACAACAAGAAGAAGGTTCAGGAGCTAACGAACGTTACCAGCAAGAGGATAAGGAACAGGATTGCTGGATACGTTACAAAGCTTATGAGGATGAAGG
- a CDS encoding PHP domain-containing protein, whose translation MMDLHTHTRYSDGLGLVQDNVSWAEKRGLKIVGISDHIHFFTPSTFSKYIREIEEAKKESEITVLAGIEANITEFGTDITDEFAKKLDYVIASVHEWFREGEVHKYLEYVKAGIMDDNVDIIGHFGNTFPWIGYPTWEDVLEIIKLAEEHGKAFEISSRYKVPDLEFIKECIKRGVKLSLATDAHRPEDVGKIQWSLKMFEKAGGKKEDLVFSEYL comes from the coding sequence ATGATGGATTTACACACCCACACAAGATACTCAGATGGGCTGGGTTTGGTTCAGGATAACGTCTCCTGGGCAGAGAAAAGAGGCCTCAAGATAGTTGGAATAAGCGATCATATTCATTTTTTTACTCCATCCACGTTTTCTAAATATATAAGGGAGATAGAAGAGGCCAAAAAGGAAAGTGAAATAACAGTCCTAGCTGGGATTGAAGCCAATATAACGGAGTTTGGTACGGACATAACAGATGAGTTCGCGAAGAAGCTTGACTATGTTATAGCAAGCGTTCATGAATGGTTCAGAGAGGGGGAGGTGCACAAGTACTTGGAGTATGTTAAAGCCGGAATAATGGATGACAACGTTGACATAATAGGACACTTTGGTAATACATTTCCCTGGATTGGATATCCCACGTGGGAGGATGTCCTGGAAATAATAAAGCTTGCCGAGGAACACGGGAAGGCTTTTGAAATAAGCTCAAGGTACAAGGTTCCAGATCTTGAATTCATAAAAGAGTGCATCAAGAGAGGGGTTAAACTTTCACTAGCTACAGACGCCCACAGGCCAGAAGATGTTGGAAAAATTCAATGGAGCCTAAAGATGTTTGAAAAAGCAGGAGGAAAAAAAGAGGACTTAGTATTCTCAGAGTATCTCTAA
- a CDS encoding TIGR00703 family protein, whose translation MLEGYYIIENPGVVPSERRFKMRDLKAWGYDLHLGTIEGERAYFVSGIGEREEGETYTVGGKEYHIEETQTEIPENARLLARIVIEKGQPYLEFWLEEEDTKFPLAKEDPRIILKRFWEKEKLTQLLKSVRAVGLTTDFYKDNVFVKSIPLPYEEYPPKVRRVLREVRDIHRDLMGFGRFVFQYFGEEDKVHNYRLYWTLPTLHLFDVEVANEVDKVLGMLD comes from the coding sequence ATGCTGGAGGGTTACTATATTATTGAGAACCCAGGAGTTGTTCCGTCTGAGAGAAGGTTTAAGATGAGGGATCTCAAGGCATGGGGATATGATCTCCATTTAGGAACAATAGAAGGAGAAAGAGCATACTTCGTTTCTGGCATAGGAGAGAGGGAGGAAGGTGAAACATATACAGTCGGAGGAAAGGAGTATCACATTGAAGAAACTCAGACAGAGATACCAGAGAATGCAAGGCTACTTGCGAGGATAGTTATTGAAAAAGGACAGCCTTACTTAGAGTTTTGGCTAGAGGAAGAAGATACAAAGTTTCCACTTGCTAAAGAGGATCCAAGAATAATACTTAAGAGATTTTGGGAGAAGGAAAAGCTCACCCAACTATTGAAATCCGTAAGAGCTGTTGGTTTGACAACGGACTTTTACAAGGACAATGTTTTTGTGAAGTCAATTCCCCTACCCTACGAAGAATATCCTCCAAAGGTTAGGAGAGTTCTTAGGGAAGTTAGAGATATTCACAGAGATTTAATGGGGTTTGGAAGATTTGTGTTCCAGTATTTTGGTGAGGAAGACAAAGTGCACAATTACAGACTTTACTGGACATTGCCAACACTTCATCTCTTCGATGTAGAAGTTGCCAATGAAGTCGACAAGGTTTTAGGGATGCTTGATTAA
- a CDS encoding tRNA 4-thiouridine(8) synthase ThiI, with product MNTVIVRYGEIGTKSRQTRTWFERILINNIREALTTEEIEYKSVFAKHGRVIVRTNNAEEASKVLLRVFGIVSLSPALEVDASLDKINKTALTLFRRKKRQLNIDKPRFRVTARRITKEFPLNSIELQAKVGEFILENEESVVDLHNYDIEVGIEIMEGKAYIFTEKIKGWGGLPIGTQGKMIGLLSGKNSALAMFLMMKRGVEIIPVHIRESEESVENARKLWNILEMYNYGGKGRLIVVDTITSVKKIIREFGAKGIVKGSRKELNEEFENEIMEDKRLFSVPVYYPLVALPEDYIKDVARRIPL from the coding sequence ATGAACACAGTTATAGTGAGGTACGGTGAGATTGGAACAAAGTCAAGACAAACCAGGACTTGGTTCGAGAGGATACTAATCAACAACATTAGGGAAGCCCTAACTACCGAAGAAATAGAATATAAGAGCGTGTTTGCAAAACATGGAAGAGTTATAGTTAGAACGAACAATGCCGAGGAAGCCTCAAAAGTGTTATTAAGGGTTTTTGGAATAGTGTCACTCTCGCCAGCCTTAGAGGTTGATGCATCACTCGACAAAATAAACAAGACTGCACTAACCCTATTTAGGAGGAAAAAGAGGCAACTAAATATAGACAAGCCAAGATTCAGGGTAACCGCAAGAAGAATCACAAAGGAGTTTCCCTTGAACAGTATAGAGCTACAAGCTAAGGTCGGGGAGTTTATACTAGAGAATGAAGAAAGTGTGGTAGATCTCCATAATTACGATATAGAGGTTGGCATAGAAATTATGGAAGGGAAAGCATACATATTTACTGAAAAGATAAAGGGATGGGGAGGGCTTCCAATAGGAACCCAAGGAAAGATGATTGGATTATTAAGCGGAAAAAATTCAGCGCTAGCAATGTTTCTCATGATGAAAAGAGGTGTAGAGATAATACCAGTTCATATAAGAGAAAGCGAAGAATCTGTCGAAAATGCAAGAAAACTATGGAATATTCTTGAGATGTACAACTATGGAGGGAAAGGAAGACTGATAGTTGTGGACACCATTACCTCAGTAAAAAAGATTATTAGAGAGTTTGGAGCCAAAGGGATAGTAAAAGGGAGCAGAAAGGAGCTCAATGAGGAATTTGAAAATGAAATAATGGAAGATAAAAGGCTTTTCAGTGTTCCTGTATACTACCCATTAGTCGCGCTTCCAGAAGATTATATTAAGGACGTTGCTAGGCGGATTCCTCTGTAG
- a CDS encoding DUF555 domain-containing protein, protein MGDYIVVLEAPIIVKDVRNVEEAIEMAANKVMSALEREKLDFVKVEIGYSKCPVCGAQFESAFVVGDVGLVGIYLTLKVFNAQSLEHAERIAKAVVGKALKKVPLKLFEIHELHNGGEEGGIVAEESDATEESA, encoded by the coding sequence ATGGGAGACTACATAGTTGTTTTAGAAGCTCCAATAATTGTTAAGGACGTGAGAAATGTTGAAGAGGCTATAGAGATGGCTGCCAATAAAGTTATGAGCGCCCTTGAGAGAGAAAAGCTTGATTTTGTGAAGGTTGAGATTGGTTACTCAAAGTGTCCTGTATGTGGAGCTCAGTTTGAGAGTGCATTTGTTGTTGGGGACGTTGGACTCGTGGGCATATACTTGACCCTTAAGGTCTTTAATGCTCAGAGTCTTGAGCATGCTGAAAGGATAGCCAAGGCTGTTGTAGGTAAGGCCCTAAAAAAAGTTCCTCTGAAGTTATTTGAAATCCATGAGCTCCATAATGGAGGAGAGGAGGGGGGAATTGTAGCTGAGGAGAGTGATGCTACAGAGGAATCCGCCTAG
- a CDS encoding DUF357 domain-containing protein codes for MEVVNIITKEKLEKYFRITEEALKKLEIVVDERSHLYVVAKDFLTMARSYFQDAKYYYEKGDYVTAFAALNYAHGFIDAGVRLGVFKGDDNRLFAFG; via the coding sequence ATGGAGGTTGTTAACATTATCACAAAAGAGAAGCTTGAAAAATACTTCAGAATAACTGAAGAGGCTCTAAAGAAGCTCGAAATTGTAGTAGATGAGAGAAGTCATCTTTATGTAGTCGCGAAAGACTTTTTAACAATGGCCAGGAGCTACTTCCAGGATGCAAAATACTACTATGAAAAGGGAGATTACGTAACAGCCTTTGCAGCATTAAACTATGCACACGGCTTTATAGATGCTGGAGTGAGGCTTGGTGTGTTTAAGGGAGATGATAACAGACTGTTTGCCTTTGGGTGA
- a CDS encoding ParB N-terminal domain-containing protein, with translation MVKLITREEAFKRAERIKRENELLYNTPFEIIHTMVPLEALIPTQKELNRRKFEIVFEKVIHGYDAPLIILEYNEKLYILDGHHRAYVMKILGFKYAEALILKPLKDVEIKIAKSVEKQGLRKIEDMKVVNY, from the coding sequence ATGGTGAAACTGATAACAAGAGAAGAGGCATTTAAAAGGGCTGAGAGGATTAAAAGAGAAAATGAACTCCTCTACAATACCCCATTTGAAATTATACACACAATGGTGCCCCTAGAAGCTCTAATACCAACACAAAAAGAGCTAAATAGGAGAAAGTTCGAGATCGTTTTTGAAAAAGTTATCCATGGGTACGATGCACCGTTGATAATTCTTGAGTATAATGAAAAGTTATACATACTTGATGGCCACCATCGAGCTTATGTGATGAAAATTCTTGGATTCAAATATGCCGAAGCCCTGATACTCAAACCCCTTAAAGACGTTGAAATTAAAATTGCAAAATCTGTAGAAAAGCAGGGTTTAAGAAAAATCGAAGATATGAAGGTTGTTAATTACTAA
- a CDS encoding metallophosphoesterase: MKVRFLPSKGVLIGKALIIADTHIGFEESMIKEGAYIPKLLREMIASIVDLIKTTNAKTLVINGDLKHSFTPERREFIELSTFFESISSYLEEIVLVRGNHDTGISWIKRFEVEIVDRITVHGWDVFHGHLKLDYNKAIIGHEHPSIRLRDEVGATLKVPIFLKAKDLIVLPAFSPWAYGNDLTINEPISPVLKERNLDNFEILIPVDDEILNFGRFRDLIEAIRKLSGNP, translated from the coding sequence ATGAAAGTTAGGTTTCTTCCCTCAAAGGGAGTTTTAATAGGAAAAGCCCTGATAATTGCTGACACTCATATAGGATTTGAAGAGAGTATGATAAAAGAAGGAGCATACATCCCCAAGCTTCTTAGAGAGATGATAGCATCTATTGTAGATCTTATAAAAACAACAAATGCCAAAACCCTCGTAATAAATGGAGATCTAAAGCACTCCTTCACTCCTGAAAGACGAGAATTCATAGAACTGTCAACATTCTTTGAAAGCATATCCTCCTACCTTGAAGAGATAGTCTTAGTGAGGGGCAATCACGATACTGGGATATCATGGATAAAAAGGTTTGAAGTTGAGATAGTGGATAGGATAACTGTTCATGGATGGGACGTATTTCATGGACACTTAAAGCTTGATTACAACAAAGCAATAATTGGGCATGAGCATCCATCTATAAGGCTTAGAGACGAAGTTGGAGCTACATTAAAGGTCCCCATATTTCTAAAAGCCAAAGACCTAATAGTCCTACCCGCCTTCAGTCCTTGGGCTTATGGAAATGATTTGACTATTAATGAGCCAATTTCTCCAGTTCTAAAAGAAAGAAATCTTGACAATTTTGAAATCTTAATTCCCGTAGACGATGAGATATTGAATTTTGGAAGGTTCAGAGACTTAATTGAAGCAATAAGAAAGCTATCAGGTAATCCCTAA
- a CDS encoding Rossmann-like domain-containing protein codes for MLLSEIKEKALELVDNLKLVDFGFALPYTWVLVQGPKGKALGVAMTLPEEIQRYTNSISEPSLEKFIEKADSLNVIERTLGLAAINAVSQYHIDLSNAEWVDVLELLPETSGKVALIGNMPPLTKELRERGYDVYVFERNAKLWDRDTYSDALEYNLLPEMDAVIASATCLVNGTIDMLLDRAKNAKIFVLTGPTGQLLPEFLKGTRVTHLASMKVVDIKKALLGLKLGSFKGFEKGNRKYVLKVV; via the coding sequence ATGTTACTATCAGAAATTAAGGAAAAAGCCCTTGAACTTGTAGACAACCTCAAACTAGTTGATTTTGGCTTTGCTCTGCCATATACATGGGTTCTAGTCCAAGGACCGAAGGGAAAAGCACTTGGAGTTGCAATGACTCTGCCTGAAGAAATTCAACGATACACAAACTCAATAAGCGAACCATCCCTGGAGAAATTCATAGAGAAAGCTGACAGTCTAAACGTGATCGAGCGCACCCTCGGTCTTGCTGCTATCAACGCAGTTTCCCAGTACCACATAGATCTTAGCAATGCTGAGTGGGTCGATGTCCTTGAGCTTCTTCCAGAAACTTCTGGAAAAGTTGCTTTAATTGGCAATATGCCTCCTCTTACTAAAGAACTCAGAGAAAGAGGTTATGATGTTTATGTCTTTGAGCGAAACGCCAAGCTCTGGGATAGAGACACCTATAGCGATGCTCTCGAGTATAACCTCCTTCCAGAAATGGACGCAGTAATAGCAAGTGCAACATGTCTTGTAAATGGGACAATAGACATGCTCCTCGATAGAGCAAAGAACGCCAAGATCTTCGTTTTGACGGGCCCCACTGGCCAGCTACTACCAGAATTTCTGAAGGGAACGAGAGTAACTCATCTAGCCTCTATGAAAGTTGTTGATATTAAAAAGGCCTTATTAGGGCTTAAACTCGGTTCTTTCAAGGGTTTTGAGAAAGGAAACAGAAAATATGTTTTAAAAGTTGTGTGA
- a CDS encoding methylmalonyl-CoA mutase — protein sequence MTFDKEKLKKIREEEKRWEETTVTKFLQKAPERKEKFMTDDGFEIKRIYTPADLGEDWDYMEKLGFPGEYPFTRGVYATMYRGRFWTMRQYAGYATAEESNKRYKYLLSQGQTGLSVAFDLPTQLGYDSDHPLAEGEVGKVGVAIDSLWDMEILFDGIPLDKVSTSMTINSTAANLLAMYILVAEKQGVPQEVLRGTVQNDILKEYIARGTYIFPPQPSMRLTTDIIMYCAENVPKWNPISISGYHIREAGANAVQEVAFTLADGIEYVKAVIERGMDVDKFAPRLSFFFAAHNNFLEEIAKFRAARRLWAYIMKEWFNAKNPRSMMLRFHTQTAGSTLTAQQPENNIIRVAIQALAAVLGGTQSLHTNSYDEALSLPTEKSVRIALRTQQIIAYESGVADTVDPLGGAYYIEWLTDHIYEEALKYIEKIQKMGGMMRAIERGYIQKEIAEAAYKYQKEIEEGKRIIVGVNKFVTDEPIEVEILKVDPSIREKQIERLKKLRSERDNKKVEEALDKLRNAAEKDDVNLMPYIIEAHRHLATLQEVTDVLREVWGEYRAPLIF from the coding sequence ATGACTTTCGATAAAGAGAAATTAAAAAAGATTAGAGAGGAAGAAAAGAGATGGGAGGAAACTACTGTCACAAAGTTCTTACAAAAAGCCCCAGAAAGAAAGGAAAAGTTCATGACAGATGACGGCTTTGAAATAAAGAGGATATACACCCCAGCTGATCTCGGAGAAGACTGGGACTATATGGAAAAGCTCGGCTTCCCAGGTGAGTATCCCTTCACGAGAGGAGTTTATGCAACGATGTACAGAGGAAGATTCTGGACAATGAGACAATACGCTGGATATGCTACTGCAGAAGAATCAAATAAGAGGTACAAGTACCTCTTAAGCCAGGGACAAACGGGTCTAAGTGTAGCCTTTGACCTCCCAACGCAACTAGGATACGACAGCGACCATCCTCTCGCGGAGGGAGAGGTTGGAAAGGTTGGTGTTGCTATAGATTCCCTCTGGGACATGGAAATCCTGTTCGACGGAATCCCGCTAGATAAGGTATCAACCTCAATGACGATAAACTCTACCGCCGCAAACCTTCTAGCAATGTATATCCTGGTTGCCGAGAAGCAGGGAGTACCTCAAGAGGTTTTGAGAGGAACAGTGCAGAATGACATCCTCAAAGAATACATCGCCAGGGGAACCTACATATTCCCACCACAACCCTCCATGAGGTTGACCACAGATATAATAATGTACTGTGCAGAGAACGTCCCCAAGTGGAACCCAATAAGCATAAGCGGTTACCACATCCGTGAAGCAGGAGCAAATGCCGTTCAAGAGGTTGCATTTACGTTAGCAGATGGGATTGAATACGTAAAAGCTGTAATAGAGAGAGGAATGGACGTGGATAAGTTTGCACCAAGACTAAGCTTCTTCTTTGCAGCCCACAACAACTTCCTAGAGGAGATCGCAAAGTTTAGGGCTGCAAGAAGGCTCTGGGCTTATATAATGAAGGAGTGGTTTAATGCAAAGAATCCAAGATCCATGATGCTAAGGTTCCACACTCAGACAGCAGGATCAACCTTAACGGCCCAACAACCAGAAAATAACATTATTAGAGTTGCAATTCAGGCATTGGCCGCTGTTCTCGGTGGAACTCAATCACTTCACACCAATAGTTATGATGAAGCTCTAAGTCTGCCTACCGAAAAGAGCGTTAGGATTGCCCTTAGAACTCAGCAGATAATAGCATATGAAAGCGGAGTTGCTGACACAGTTGATCCACTTGGAGGCGCCTACTATATAGAGTGGCTCACTGACCACATTTATGAAGAGGCGTTGAAGTACATCGAGAAGATTCAGAAGATGGGTGGAATGATGAGGGCAATTGAAAGGGGATACATTCAAAAGGAAATTGCAGAAGCCGCTTACAAGTATCAGAAAGAAATCGAAGAGGGGAAGAGAATAATAGTTGGAGTTAACAAATTCGTTACAGATGAACCAATTGAAGTTGAAATACTTAAGGTAGATCCAAGCATCAGAGAGAAACAAATTGAAAGGCTGAAGAAACTGAGAAGCGAGAGAGATAACAAGAAAGTCGAAGAAGCTTTAGACAAGCTTAGGAACGCTGCAGAGAAGGATGATGTGAACTTAATGCCATACATAATAGAGGCACACAGACACCTTGCAACTCTCCAAGAGGTTACAGATGTTCTCAGAGAGGTGTGGGGAGAGTACCGTGCACCATTGATATTCTGA
- a CDS encoding PadR family transcriptional regulator, with the protein MEEIVVRLRDKLTKEMLWMYILKLLKERPMYAYEIRGQLKRRFGFEPATVSSYVVLYKLEEAGYVTSEWHESESGRPSRKYYKLTEKGEKLFEEGIKTIENVLEMLRE; encoded by the coding sequence ATGGAGGAAATTGTTGTGAGGCTTAGGGATAAACTCACTAAAGAGATGCTCTGGATGTACATTCTGAAACTGCTAAAAGAAAGACCAATGTATGCGTATGAAATCAGGGGGCAGTTAAAACGGAGATTCGGCTTTGAACCAGCAACAGTTAGTTCATATGTGGTCTTATATAAACTTGAGGAAGCTGGTTATGTGACTTCAGAGTGGCACGAAAGTGAGAGTGGGAGGCCTTCGAGAAAATACTATAAACTTACAGAGAAGGGGGAAAAGCTGTTTGAAGAGGGGATAAAGACAATAGAGAACGTACTCGAAATGCTTAGAGAGTGA
- a CDS encoding 50S ribosomal protein L40e — MARFPEAEARIFKKYVCLRCGATNPWGAKKCRKCGYKRLRPKAREPRGGGR; from the coding sequence ATGGCGAGGTTTCCAGAGGCCGAGGCGAGGATTTTCAAGAAGTACGTCTGTCTTAGGTGTGGTGCCACTAACCCATGGGGAGCAAAGAAATGCAGAAAGTGTGGTTACAAGAGACTCAGGCCAAAAGCTAGAGAGCCTAGAGGAGGAGGCCGCTGA
- a CDS encoding serine/threonine protein kinase — protein sequence MFQEIVKDEIRILNDKLSPFGVSVLEFLSKGTTSFIFLGEYEGKKVIVKFQRPDSPRKTLWREAEILKLLKDRGITGDIVLYTVIDNREVLVREYLEGTLLKDLKEIRKWHIIRIAGKTYALDKLGIDHGQIQGGKHILIGRDVWIIDFEKASTQRRVKNLTSAIAMLFLAENIISRRVVTTFNISEDFKGLLKSALREYKKTGNPSKVFDILMLL from the coding sequence ATGTTCCAAGAAATTGTTAAGGATGAAATAAGAATCCTTAATGATAAATTGTCACCTTTTGGTGTTTCTGTCCTTGAATTCTTGAGTAAAGGAACTACTAGCTTTATTTTTCTTGGCGAGTACGAGGGAAAAAAGGTAATTGTTAAGTTCCAAAGACCGGATTCTCCCAGGAAGACATTATGGAGAGAGGCAGAGATATTGAAGTTGCTTAAAGATAGAGGAATTACAGGGGATATCGTTCTTTATACGGTTATAGATAATAGAGAGGTTCTCGTTAGGGAGTACCTTGAGGGAACGCTGTTAAAGGATCTTAAGGAGATTAGGAAATGGCACATAATTAGGATAGCTGGAAAAACATATGCGCTTGATAAACTTGGTATAGATCATGGCCAGATTCAAGGGGGCAAGCACATTTTGATAGGAAGGGATGTTTGGATAATAGATTTTGAAAAAGCTAGCACACAGAGAAGGGTAAAGAATTTAACATCTGCCATTGCCATGCTCTTTCTTGCCGAGAATATTATCTCTAGGAGAGTAGTTACCACTTTCAATATTTCAGAAGATTTTAAGGGTCTCCTCAAGTCTGCATTGAGAGAGTACAAAAAAACTGGAAATCCTTCAAAGGTTTTTGACATTCTAATGTTGCTATAA
- a CDS encoding alanine--glyoxylate aminotransferase family protein codes for MEYEEAFKEVYEMVKPKYKLFTAGPVACFPEVLEIMKVQMFSHRSKEYRKVHVDTVERLRDFLEVKKGEVLLVPSSGTGIMEASIRNGVSKGGKVLVTIIGAFGKRYKEVVETNGRKAIVLEYEPGKAVKPEDLDDALKKNPDVEAVTITYNETSTGVLNPLPELAKVAKEHDKLVFVDAVSAMGGADIKFDKWELDVVFSSSQKAFGVPPGLAIGAFSERFIEIAEKMPERGWYFDIPLYIKYLKEKESTPSTPPMPQVFGLNVVLRIIEKMGGKEKWLEMYEKRAKMIREGVKEMGLGILAEEGYESPTITAVLTPKGIKGDEVYEAMRKRGFELAKGYGSVKEITFRIGHMGYITFDDIKEMLDNLREVIEELKKEKGLT; via the coding sequence ATGGAGTATGAAGAAGCCTTTAAAGAAGTTTATGAGATGGTAAAGCCAAAGTACAAGCTTTTTACAGCCGGTCCAGTAGCATGTTTCCCCGAAGTTCTTGAGATAATGAAAGTTCAGATGTTTAGCCACAGATCAAAGGAGTATAGAAAAGTTCACGTTGATACAGTTGAGAGGCTTAGGGACTTCCTAGAAGTCAAAAAGGGAGAAGTACTCCTGGTTCCAAGTTCTGGAACTGGAATAATGGAAGCAAGCATAAGAAATGGCGTCAGCAAAGGTGGAAAGGTTCTGGTAACAATCATTGGGGCATTTGGGAAGAGATACAAGGAGGTTGTAGAAACCAATGGTAGAAAAGCAATAGTCTTGGAATACGAGCCAGGAAAAGCTGTTAAGCCTGAGGACTTGGACGATGCACTTAAGAAGAATCCAGACGTAGAGGCCGTCACGATAACGTATAATGAAACATCAACCGGTGTCTTGAACCCACTTCCCGAGCTTGCAAAGGTTGCAAAGGAACATGACAAGCTCGTTTTCGTTGATGCTGTCTCGGCAATGGGTGGTGCTGACATAAAGTTTGACAAATGGGAACTTGATGTAGTCTTCTCAAGCTCCCAGAAGGCATTTGGAGTTCCTCCAGGACTAGCAATTGGAGCCTTCAGTGAGAGATTCATTGAAATAGCCGAGAAAATGCCAGAAAGAGGTTGGTACTTTGACATTCCCCTGTACATTAAGTATCTAAAAGAAAAAGAGTCAACTCCCTCAACTCCACCAATGCCTCAGGTGTTTGGCCTAAACGTTGTCTTAAGAATAATTGAGAAGATGGGCGGAAAGGAGAAATGGCTTGAGATGTATGAGAAGAGAGCAAAGATGATCAGAGAAGGAGTAAAGGAGATGGGACTTGGAATCCTCGCCGAAGAGGGCTACGAAAGTCCAACGATTACGGCAGTTCTCACACCAAAAGGAATTAAGGGAGACGAGGTTTACGAAGCAATGAGGAAGAGAGGGTTTGAACTTGCCAAGGGGTATGGAAGCGTCAAAGAAATAACCTTCAGAATAGGACATATGGGTTATATAACATTCGACGACATAAAAGAGATGCTCGACAACTTAAGAGAAGTAATAGAAGAGTTAAAGAAAGAGAAGGGACTAACATAG
- a CDS encoding ATP-binding protein: MGIYIFTPEDLLRYEIVSEECLSVIKDSLVKKEDILIVGGTRTGKTKLVEALTFLIPEEWKIAVITAYNEFKPFKDNIHVINTEFDGRSLESRTEDVIDEIRKINPDYVIIDTIHTVDVPRILETLIGDYGFIVTSLVLSRDLWDEISHWLRISDELLKEFELVIELYRDVKTGHRRVNAIYKIRGNKKLEKLC; this comes from the coding sequence GTGGGCATATACATCTTCACTCCTGAAGACCTTCTCAGGTATGAAATTGTCTCCGAAGAGTGTCTCAGTGTCATAAAGGATAGTCTTGTGAAAAAAGAGGATATCTTGATTGTTGGGGGAACAAGAACAGGAAAAACAAAGCTTGTTGAAGCCCTGACATTTTTGATACCTGAAGAATGGAAGATAGCTGTTATAACTGCCTATAATGAATTTAAGCCATTTAAAGACAACATCCATGTTATCAATACTGAGTTTGACGGCAGGAGTTTAGAAAGTAGAACTGAAGATGTTATTGACGAGATAAGAAAAATAAACCCCGACTATGTTATAATTGACACAATACATACCGTTGATGTTCCTAGAATTTTAGAGACACTAATAGGTGACTATGGATTCATAGTCACATCGCTCGTCCTTTCAAGGGATTTGTGGGATGAAATTTCCCACTGGTTGAGAATTTCAGACGAGCTTTTAAAGGAATTTGAACTGGTAATAGAACTTTATAGGGATGTAAAAACAGGACATAGAAGGGTTAACGCCATATACAAAATTAGAGGAAACAAGAAGTTAGAGAAGCTATGTTAG